The nucleotide sequence TTTTAAGCAGAAATTCTGGTGCTTATCTTTTCATCTTGTGTGGTAAGTGATTCCCACTTAAacaaaaaacttgtttttctgcAATTCCATAAAATCTCAAGGTTGTAATGATTAAGCCATGTATCATGTGTGAGGGGGTATGATGCAATTCTGTGGATCACAGTCAGGCTAGAGAGTCAATGGCGTAAGTCAGTCGAGCGACGTGACGTTGAATGATTAAGGTTGCCTACCAACTATAGAAGTGACAGTTGCTAATGCAGGAAAACTTATCAATCTACTGCACCAggcacttttttatatatagagcTCAAATTTGAAACACTCTTAAATTTTATACAGTCTGCTTCAAGTTTCAAGGTGAATACATCTGTACTGGTATCCAGAAAGTACAGATATTGTGAAAACACAGTCAGCAGTATCATGCTTATACAAAAAGCCTCGAGAACTTTTATATTCACTACtgataatacaaaatacaaaaattatgggATTTTGACTTGTACATCCATTAGGGAATCAGTCTTACATTGACGTCTATCACTGGTTATCCTGCTGTGAATATTCATTACTTGAAGAATTTAGCTAATAGAAACTGTAGTAATGAGCAACGTTTATCATGCTATGAAAATGCCTTCAAGTTCTGTATGATAGCTGTGTGTGCCTTAGCATTTTAgtaagaaaaaggtaaataaggAAAACACTTTTTACGAATGgaatatgcaaataaatgtgTAAGTTTAGAAACACAGGGCACGTAAAAAAAACTGCTGTTCATTTTTCTGGTATATGTCCTTATCTGTCAATAGCTGCTTCAAATTTTAAAATGCATTGTAATACTGTGTACTGATTGTCCTTGGAAAAACATGTTTGGTTTATATTTAGTTTATGCAACATGAACAGTTGCATAACAGATTTTATTTGGGATGATACCTTCTATTAAAGATGGCTTATATCTCACCACCAGTAAGCAAGGAGATAGCGCTATCTTTAGAAGTAGGTACGTATCCAGTTAATTAATTCTGTTCTGAAAATTTACATTACAAACTAGGCTACTGTATTGCCAGATTGAATTAATGTTGAAGCATGTTTTTCCTAGAAAAATAGTGATAAATCAGTAATGAAATGCCAAACCAGtcatttataatataatgatGTCGTAGCTTCTCTTCTAAGTAAAGGTGCTTTGTTTCTAGCTTCCACAGAAAACGTTACACATTTGAGTCATTTCTTGTGATAGCAACTATTTACAAGCATAAATGGCAGTGCATTGCTATCGTAAGAATGAACTCACACTTCTGTGATATCTGTAGCATTTATAAGTATTGGATACTATTACTGTAGTAGGTAtgtagagcatttttttttttttcaagaatgtgCAATACATAAGGATCACATGTTAAGTTTCTTCTCCGTATAGCTATTTTTTCCAGTGTTGTGgaataaaatcagtaattatAGGAgggagttttttattttgatatcctCATTGTCTTTATTTCCattgtttaatattaatttcacatTACTTGTCATTCTActcttattaaaatatatgtatcaaTTTCTAAGAATTCAAACATTTTGTAAGCCACTTTTAAGTGATTAGTGGCAGGAATTCAAACATTTTGTAAGCAACTTTAAAGTGATTAGTGGCAGACATATTTTGTCAATTACTGAAATACACAATTGTTGGGCCACATGGCCCACCAGCAGGGCCAGGGAGGTCTGTCAGCATCAGTGAGTGCTTGTTCTTTCTCCCTATAGCCACTTTCCCCACTGCTGGTCATCTCATAATGAAATTTTAGAGCCCATATCTCTAGCTACGTGTTGACTaatttacaataatgaaaatacatttataacaAAACCACAGTTGTAATGTAGTGCTTATCTTAGCTGCatcaattttgtaataaaaacagtCTTATAGTTGCCCATAATTCACATTTCAGTTTCTCTCCAAAAGGTAATGCTAAATGGCATACAGTACTCACGTTACAGGCCTGCCATAGCTCTCTGCtagtttgaaaaagaaataactccATAATTAAGCATAACTTTATTTAGAAATGAGGTGAATTTGAGAATTTATAAACAGTGGTATAGATGATTGCAATGTCTCAATTACAGTGgtcagagaaagaggaaataaaaaaaatgtgtcaaGGCCTATAAGTtaacaaacaagacaaaatacattttcacaaaattaaaatatacgagAAGAAATAATACAATACGATAACTAAGCCACTTCCCATAAAATTTAGCTTTGCAGTATTGTGTTAATTACGaccaggaggtggaagaagaaaATGCTACATGCAGGTAAAGATAATAGAAATTGTAATTCCAGTTTTACAGAACTTACAACAGCAAAATGAATGAGGACCTGGTTGCAAATTACCCCCACACTTAGGACTTAGTTTAAGGAGAACAGCaatatcacggattttaaaaaggaaaaaatgcagttAGCAACAAGAACATGTTCATTATGCTGCACTCATCGCCTGTTTAAGCTTGATCATTTCTCTTAGGTTATTCTGGCTTTCTACCATGCTGCGTTCCAGGTACTCTTTGTTTGACTGTGGGAAGAAATGAAATCcattaatacagtatttacaatatgaatgaatcctggcaacaacaacaaaaacccaTACTGCCAAATTAATTTTCTAACTATttgaaaaatgccatttttttatataaacccaTTACTTACAATTACTCGCCCTTTTCTTGATTACATAATTATAACCTTGTTGATGGTCACACACTTCCAATAGCAGCCACAAATATCTGTATTTGTGCTGCTTGATATGTGAGCTGTAACAATTAATGGGGATGAGTcctgctttgttttgttcataaataattacgagtttcaaaataaacttattgTAATTAGTCAGAAATGCAATTTAGGAGGGAAGGATTGGGATGCTAAATTTCAGTTTGGCAGACTGAGGCCTCCAGGATCCAAATGAAAGCTTCTGGGATTGACCTTATGATTCAGAATCAAAGACAGGGCATCAGAGGAGGTCCTCTTCATTTTTGACTTGGTAAAGAAGTGACAGAATGGATAAAGGCACAGTGACTTATTTCTTGCTACCTGTGCTTTTAAATCTCCATGACAAAACAAAGCTGGGTGCAATAAACAGACCCATCGACTTCAAACCTTGGTAAGAATCTTCTTTAAGAGATTGTGCAGTTCATTTAAGAACCTGGTCACAAAGCTGACATAAATGCCTAGGTGCCACCAAAAATCCAAATCTAGTCCATGATGGAATggcatggaatataaaatttaggccaaaggtcaagcactgggacctattgaggtatttcagcactgaaagggaaattgagggtaaaaaggtttcaaaagtgtaacaggaggaaaaccttgaagttgcactataaaacaagtgttaggagagggtggatagtaggATGGGAATATAAATgcagcaagataaaagaaaatatgaatggaggtacagtaaagggaatgaaaggagttaaAGCTAGAGAccaaaggaatgctgcaaagaaccttaagtgcctacagtgcaccgtaagAGGTgcacactgacagcactatcctcGTATGGAGATATTGGAATCTATATGCAGTCCTTGGACCCCAACGATATCTGTTTCCAAGTCTGTCTTAAGGTCAAATTTGCAAGGTTCTCAGAAGTAAGGTTTGTGCTTACCCTCAACAAAATGTCTTAGCAAATTTAGCTACTtggaagataataaggaaatCTGTATGCATATAGGTATaaccaaaataaatgtaatgattaaAGATTAATACTTCCTCTCATCCCACCAATGTCTTGCAttaattgttattaaatttaaaCTGATTACTGACTAAATTATTGATGGCTTACCACCCACTTCCAGTCACAACATTGTTTCCATGTAATTCTCCCAGcccaagaagaaccctaaaagagttcagaggtctggttaaacaaatcatttataactaactaactttcCATCATGATATGTTTTCTCTTTGATGAATCACCAGAACTTACAATGGAGCTAAGATTACCTGAGTAAAtgcttaaaagaaaattaacttaaatAAACGGTTACAGACTTAACACAGCATTATGGGAAATGTGACTGGATTCACAATGGTGGCTGGCTCGTGCCATCACACCACCAACAGAGCAGCTTCAATATTTACATCAGGTTGTTCAATCAGTCTTGTCTGTCGAGGACAAAACTGCCCGACTGTAATTGAGCTCAGTAGCATCCCTTTAATCATGCCCTCCTAGAAACACTTGACAGCAATGAAGTCAGAGGAGTTTAAATCTTCCATTCCAAAGAAGCTGGAGAGGACTAACAGGAAAGGTTTCACTTGCCTTCCAACTACAGCATCAGTCATTTAATCAGGGAATCATCACTGTTGGTCTGCTCAACTTGCTGCTTTAATATGTTTGAAATTATGTGAACACAGCGCATTTTACCCCTTAACATGGTTCATCTGTAGTCTTGACTACTGCTTTGTGTTGTCTACATTCAGCTTCGCCAgcaatttaaaatgttattttaataaagTTGAGTTATttgctttcatatcttattttggtgatgtttttatttcctttatgtgGCTCTTCAGCCAAGTtacatataaaaactaaaaagaaaccaCAGCACTTACCTGTAAGTTTGCAATCTTATCATTGCATTTGGCAACCTTGGCTTTCAGATTGTTGCGCACCATTGGGATATCAGTAAGCAGAAACATCCGTCCAACACCCTCATATACACGTGTGTTTTCCCTAAGCTCTGAAAATACAGCAAAGTTATTACACAAATCCTGGACAAACTTTAGTTTCCTCTTAATACTTACTAgattaacaaaaaactaaaataaggaTTACATACtgaaagttgaaaaattaaaatcggTTTGTGTATTCTAACTGCCctaactttaaactgaatttgaatgagaaaaatataaattgtcctaatatatttattacttggatacttacctgctgttaaagttagcttcaCAAACTCCCTAAGCTGGCGCCAAAAAAAACACACTAAGCGCGGAGATATAAGTTACCTTTAACAGTAAGTACGATTCatccaaaatacagtaatatagactttcataataaaacttattacagtatttggatacttacctactgttcaaGTTAGTTTATATTTCCGCGCTTAGTGTTTTTGGCGCCAGCTTAGGGAGTCTGTGAAGCTAACTTTACCAGtgggtaagattcatcccaaacaattatttttaacagGCACTGTCCTGCACAAACTATATTTTCCACATTAGATGCATTATGGTCATGCTTTATATTATTGATCAGGACATGTCCAAAGATCCAAAGACTTCATATGTTTTATATCATTACCTCTGTCTGACTAACCTTGTCCTTTACCAACATTGTCTTGCCACTTGATATAATCACTCACTCCATAAGACCCTAAATGTACTCACTCCATTAGACCATATGTATGATTACTTACTCTATCAGACCTACAATATGATTACTCACTCCATTGGGCTATAATATGATTAAGTTCTGCCACATTCCACATGCCATCCTGTTCAGTCATTTTGACTGTCCAAGGCAGGTCTACCCAAAGGTCTTCTTTGCTCCCATACCAGTTATGGTATTGTATCATCCTTCACACACACTTCATGTAACGTTCATCACAGCCTTcacagttttatgaaatttaaggtCATTAAGTCATTATCATATGCTTGAGCAGTATATtcctattagtgcagcagataattgcatatttcataagaatcgttcagatagtgaaacaagcatgaaattttgcacaagtgctctttaaagttccctctatcagaaaagggcgctggccacgcaaaaaatttaatatggcggccaaattctaagatggcggccagtatcgacagattttggctaatttttcactagaatggcatgtatttgcttctagcaatatggtaaagctcttccatactatttcttgtgaatattatgtttctgtagcttcccagtacagtttacctttaaatatgggggctatatggctgccaagaaaaggtagaaacaataattataatgagaaataatgcccgttcaacaattatcgttttaagcatggatcttggtttctgtggttttagatcctaatgaggccatctctttcgaataactcatcaattttgaaggaaaattaataaatgtaaaagagtgtatgtctgcacacaaccagggcacactggtgacatcactgctgtgtaactcagcatggggttcagtgccagctaatccagctttactaatcctgtagtcttagactagtagttgtagtatagtttagtttagtgtcccaaatgctttctaacagccccagaccagctatagttagatagccgcacctgaatagacaggatgtggcagcgcgggagagccgagccaagggtatggggctgtacatgatggttcatgtacttacctggatggtgtacagatcacacgggacttaaatggcactggatgaatgatcgggctaggtgtagggagaccgaacctagttgaatcccatacaggaatgtgtgctttgtttaaggtggtaaaaggataacccctcggccttaatcaaaagtgaaatcatggcagaatgtgatgccaatccaatattgagcagtagaaaaacaaactggagtttgtgttgtctttgtcagaaggacaaaagaggtgagcacttgacatcacctccaagtcatcatgtcctagaccatgatgggtacacaatgctggcaaggaacattcccatgttccgtgaaattaatgaaatgccactgataatggatccagcaaggctggatgaaggtgatggcatagaggccactctcaggaaaaatgcagcaaaataccatgtgaactgtcgcttgttgtttaacaacactaaactggaccgtgcaagaaagcgacaatccaatgaccagaccagcaacactgagactagtcgtgcaaaactgcgcccgaaccagtcatgacaatgaagtttgcattttctgtgagaaagtggcacctgcatctgatctcagacaggctagtactaagggccttgacttgaaattgtgtgaatgtgcagagatacttagtgatggcaagctccttgctaagttgactggtggggatgtcattgcacaggagtttaagtatcaccatgcctgtctttgtgccctctacaacagaaaaaggtcctacctgaggagccttgagaaagaccaaggtagcactgagtcagaatcagatgtgtatccactagttctgtcagaactgatgatatacattgttgaaaacaacctttgttcagatgatccagtcacatttcggctggcagatatttgccacctctaccaacaacgtctggaacaattaggtgtagagtcaccaagtgtaaattccacgagactcaaagacaaacttctggcagaaattccagaacttgaggctcataaatctggcagagatgtattacttgcat is from Macrobrachium rosenbergii isolate ZJJX-2024 chromosome 10, ASM4041242v1, whole genome shotgun sequence and encodes:
- the Pfdn1 gene encoding prefoldin subunit 1 yields the protein MSKGEPDQELKKAFMELQGKMQETNQKLRIADVQVESLKKQIVHAQLTDKEIQVLCDYFSFVLCIVLMCLKLVDFFVNLVSIKRKLKFVQDLCNNFAVFSELRENTRVYEGVGRMFLLTDIPMVRNNLKAKVAKCNDKIANLQSNKEYLERSMVESQNNLREMIKLKQAMSAA